A stretch of DNA from Kangiella sediminilitoris:
GCCGAGTTTGAGCTAAAATCATAATGAAAATTAAAATACTGCTCGATCAGATCAAACTCGGCCATAATAAAAGACTATTCGTGTGGACGAAGTTCTTTGCTTATCTTATCCAATACACCATTGATAAATTTATGACCATCGGTTGCCCCAAAGGTCTTCGCTAATTCAATACCCTCATTAATGACAACTCGACGTGGTATATCGATTCTATTTTTTAGCTCAAATGCAGAGAGGCGGATAATCGCTCTCTCTACTGGATCAATCTCTTCCATCTTTCGATCCACAGCAGGCGAAACGACCCCGTCAATATCATCAAGATCGGTTAAGACTCCGTGAAAAAGCTCCTGAAAGTAAACGGTATCTACTTTCTTGCTGTTCATGGTTGAAATATATTGCGCTTCAATTTCATTTAACGCATTACCCGTCATCTGCCACTGATAGATAGCTTGCATCGCATATTCACGAGCCTTTCGGCGTGCTGCAGGTTTAAAAGTATGTTCCATAATTACGCTCTTTCAGTTTTTAATTCGCCAAATTGCGGGTTAAGTTAATCATTTCGATTGCAGTTGCTGCTGCTTCACCACCCTTATTCATTTTATTAGGGTTGGCTCGTTCTTCAGCTTGCTCATCAGTATTGACGGTCAGGATACCAAAAATCACCGGTAAATTGTGCTTTATGGAAACATCCATCAAACCACGACTCGATTCCGCGCAAACATAGTCAAAGTGAGGCGTATCGCCTCTTATCACTACACCGATGGCAATCACTGCGTCATAGCCACCGTTCATTGCAACCTGCTGTGTCGCGTAAGGCAACTCATAAGCACCTGCAACATCAAAACGCTCTACGTTTTCAGCTGGTACTCCAAGTTCTGCAAGTTTTTGCTCCACACCATCAATCATCATGTTAATGATCGGCTGGTTAAAACGCGCATGAACAATAGCGATTTTACCGCCTTTATATTCCGTTTTTGAAAAATCTAATTTGAAGTCGCTCATTTGCAGCTCTTACACCCCTTATTGTTATAGGGAGTTTAAAGGATGAATAGTTAATGGAGAGAAGACAGGCTTCGCCACGATTACAGGGACATATTGTATTATAACCGTGGCTTAATCACTAATAATATGGTCTATTTTTCTGGGGTTATATGCTCTACAATTTCCAGGCCATACCCGCCCAATGCCGTATATTGAGCACCAGAGCTTAGCAGGCGCATCTTACGAACACCCAAGTTAACCAAAATCTGCGATCCAATCCCAACGGTCCGTTTCTTCTTGCGCTGCTGTTCCTGGGTAAGTGATTCACCATGGTCTTCACGTTCAAACTGACGAATCCGGTCCAGCATTTCATCTCCCGACTCTCTCTTACCGAGTAAGACTAAGACACCCTCACCTTCTTCAGAAATTCTTTCGATCGACTGACTTACGGTCCAGCTTTTGCTTTTACCACGCTGCGATTCTAGCAAGTCCGATAGACTGTCGCTTAGATGAACTCGAACCAGGGTAGAGACGTCGTTTGTGGGATTCCCTTTTACCAGAGCGAAGTGAATTTGCTCATCAATAGCATCTTTAAAAGTATGCAGACGGAAATCACCATGTTCAGTAGGCCAGTGGCACTCACTGATTTTTTCAACCATCTGCTCTTTTACAGTACGATACTCAATAAGATCCGCTATAGTACCCATCTTCAAGCCATGCTCCTGTGCAAAAACTTCAAGATCGGGACGACGAGCCATGGTGCCGTCTTCATTCAAAATCTCGACGATTACTGCCGATGGGTCAAATCCAGCCAGTCTTGCTAAATCACAGCTCGCTTCAGTATGACCAGCGCGGTTTAATACCCCACCCTCTTGCGCCATAATTGGGAAAATATGACCGGGTTGTACAATATCTTCAGGCTTGGCATCCGGCGCAACTGCAGCCTGGACAGTTCGAGCACGATCTGCAGCAGAAATACCCGTGGTCACTCCCGTAGCGGCCTCAATCGATACCGTAAAATTAGTGCTGAACTTAGCCCCATTATTGGCTGACATCAGAGGTAAGTTAATTTGCTCGCAGCGTTCACGCGTCATTGGCAAACAAATCAATCCGCGACCATATCGCGCCATAAAGTTGATATCTTCTGGACGTACCTGGCTGGCAGCCATGATTAAATCGCCTTCATTTTCACGGTCTTCATCATCCATCAGGATTACCATTTTACCCTGACGAATATCTTCAATAATTTCTTCTATAGTATTTAGCTTCATAACGTTGCCCTGCTAGGCTTTGTCTGCGTGCATTAAGCGCTCCAAGTAGCGCGCGATAAGGTCAATCTCTAGGTTTACCTGTGTCCCTACCTGATAACTATCAGCGATAGTTTCCTGCAGTGTATGGGGTACTAAATTAAGGCTGAAGCTATCATTTTCAAGGTTATTCACTGTCAAACTGGTGCCATCAACCGTAATCGAGCCTTTAATGGCGATATATTTGAGTACCTCAGAAGGAGCCTTAATTATATACTGAATCGATCGAGCCGCCTCCTCGATAGAAACCACCTCACCGATAGCATCAACATGACCACTGACCATATGACCACCAAAACGAGTGGTTGGTAGCATGGCTTTCTCAAAGTTCACGGGTTGTTGCGTATGATAATTTTTAAAACAGGTTACCTCTATAGTTTCCACAGAAACATCAGCAGCAAACCCCTTATCAAGCTTCTCAATCACAGTCAGGCAGACACCATTACAGGCAATACTGTCACCCAGCTCGACATCACTCAGTTCCAATTTTCCAGTATTGAAAACGTAACGGGCGTCGCCACCTTTTTGCTCAATTGTTTCAATAAAACCTGTCGCTTCTATAATTCCAGTAAACACAGCTTCAATCCACTCTGTAGGTTAATTTCAAATCCTGACCAACTTGTCGAACGTCCCTCAGTTCTAGATTCATTGCTTCACTCATTTTTACCAGTGGCAATTCTGCCATGGCTCTGGCATCACTACCCATTAATTTGGGCGCCATAAATACTACCAGCTCATCCACCAGACCTGAGCTCAGGAAGCCTCCTAATAGCTCACCCCCAGCTTCAACCAGAACATCATTAATTCCTTCCTTGCCAAGCTCTGTTAATAAAGCTTTCAGGTCAATTCTATCTTTTACTGTATTAACGTGCTTCTGCCTGACATTGCCAGGAAAGTCGTTTGTGGAGCGCCGAGAGTTTACTAACCAGCAGTCTCCATCAAGATTGAGTATTTTTGCCGTAGGATTAACTCGCTGACCGGAATCAATCACCACCCTCAATGGTTGCACAAAATGCTGATTCTGGAGGTAACGCGAATCACGAACATTCATAGCCGGGTTATCACTCAGCACGGTGCCAGAGCCAGTGAGGATAGCGCCAGCTTCTGCTCGAAGTGTTTGTACTTGCTTGCGCGCCTCAGGGCCTGTAATCCACTGACTTTCCCCACTGGCCATTGCAGTTCGCCCATCGAGACTCACTGCTGTCTTGGCCACAACACGAGGAAGTCCTGTTGTCATTCTTTTTATAAAACCGGAGTTGAGTGCTCGAGCCTCGCTTTCCATCAAGCCAGACTGCACCTCAATATTGGCTTTCTCTAATATGGAAACACCTCGCCCGGATACCTTAGGGTTGGGATCCAGCATAGAACAAATTACTTTTCGAACACCCGCTTGAACCAAAGCTTCTGCGCAAGGCGGGGTTTTCCCATGATGTGAACAGGGCTCTAAGGTAACGTAAGCAGTTGCGCCTTCCACTTCATGGTTCTGCTGATGGGCATCAAAGATTGCATTAATTTCGGCGTGAGGTAGGCCGGCCTTTTCATGCCAGCCCTGACCTATAACGATATTGTCTTTAACCAAAAGACAACCGACGCGAGGGTTGGTTCGCGTAGTGAACCAGCCACGTCTAGCAAGTTGAATAGCTCGCGCCATATAACGCGAATCATCTGCATTAAAATTCATATAAATCGAGCGGTTTATTTATCGCTCTGTAGCTTATCGATTTCCTCACGGAACGCCTGAACATCCTGAAAACGGCGATAAACAGAAGCGAAGCGAACATAAGCAACATCGTCTAATGCAC
This window harbors:
- the nusB gene encoding transcription antitermination factor NusB, giving the protein MEHTFKPAARRKAREYAMQAIYQWQMTGNALNEIEAQYISTMNSKKVDTVYFQELFHGVLTDLDDIDGVVSPAVDRKMEEIDPVERAIIRLSAFELKNRIDIPRRVVINEGIELAKTFGATDGHKFINGVLDKISKELRPHE
- the ribH gene encoding 6,7-dimethyl-8-ribityllumazine synthase, with the translated sequence MSDFKLDFSKTEYKGGKIAIVHARFNQPIINMMIDGVEQKLAELGVPAENVERFDVAGAYELPYATQQVAMNGGYDAVIAIGVVIRGDTPHFDYVCAESSRGLMDVSIKHNLPVIFGILTVNTDEQAEERANPNKMNKGGEAAATAIEMINLTRNLAN
- a CDS encoding riboflavin synthase, with product MFTGIIEATGFIETIEQKGGDARYVFNTGKLELSDVELGDSIACNGVCLTVIEKLDKGFAADVSVETIEVTCFKNYHTQQPVNFEKAMLPTTRFGGHMVSGHVDAIGEVVSIEEAARSIQYIIKAPSEVLKYIAIKGSITVDGTSLTVNNLENDSFSLNLVPHTLQETIADSYQVGTQVNLEIDLIARYLERLMHADKA
- the ribD gene encoding bifunctional diaminohydroxyphosphoribosylaminopyrimidine deaminase/5-amino-6-(5-phosphoribosylamino)uracil reductase RibD → MNFNADDSRYMARAIQLARRGWFTTRTNPRVGCLLVKDNIVIGQGWHEKAGLPHAEINAIFDAHQQNHEVEGATAYVTLEPCSHHGKTPPCAEALVQAGVRKVICSMLDPNPKVSGRGVSILEKANIEVQSGLMESEARALNSGFIKRMTTGLPRVVAKTAVSLDGRTAMASGESQWITGPEARKQVQTLRAEAGAILTGSGTVLSDNPAMNVRDSRYLQNQHFVQPLRVVIDSGQRVNPTAKILNLDGDCWLVNSRRSTNDFPGNVRQKHVNTVKDRIDLKALLTELGKEGINDVLVEAGGELLGGFLSSGLVDELVVFMAPKLMGSDARAMAELPLVKMSEAMNLELRDVRQVGQDLKLTYRVD
- the ribBA gene encoding bifunctional 3,4-dihydroxy-2-butanone-4-phosphate synthase/GTP cyclohydrolase II; amino-acid sequence: MKLNTIEEIIEDIRQGKMVILMDDEDRENEGDLIMAASQVRPEDINFMARYGRGLICLPMTRERCEQINLPLMSANNGAKFSTNFTVSIEAATGVTTGISAADRARTVQAAVAPDAKPEDIVQPGHIFPIMAQEGGVLNRAGHTEASCDLARLAGFDPSAVIVEILNEDGTMARRPDLEVFAQEHGLKMGTIADLIEYRTVKEQMVEKISECHWPTEHGDFRLHTFKDAIDEQIHFALVKGNPTNDVSTLVRVHLSDSLSDLLESQRGKSKSWTVSQSIERISEEGEGVLVLLGKRESGDEMLDRIRQFEREDHGESLTQEQQRKKKRTVGIGSQILVNLGVRKMRLLSSGAQYTALGGYGLEIVEHITPEK